The region ACCGGAATTCCGGAAACTGTATAGAACTTCTGCATCGAATGCCTTAGGGTAAAAGAAACTTCGAGTTGTGGTATTACTATTGTGTGTGCTCTTATCCGGATATAACCGTATCTATGCTTTACGACACATCTGTGAGAAGGATGTTATAagtttgttgatttgttttctcatttttctGATTATGATTCTCCGAGATAATGGACTTTTTGGACTGCAGAGCAGAGTACAATCCAAAACATGACTTGTTGGATCAAGAGTTTACCCTGAGAGGAAAATTGTATCAAAGAAAGGATTTGGAGGTAATGAACAAGTAGTTGACACTTGTCCCACAAAATCAAGATTATGAATGTCATTTACAACGATGTTTCCTTTTTTTCCGTccatttatttgtttaaaatcaaaattcttatttcctttttggaagtttgatttttaaattattgaattgTTTTGAATTTTCTGCAGCTTAAAAATAGCCGAGGGGATGTTCTTCAATGTAGCCATTATGTACCCATTGTTAGTCCTGAAGGAAAGCCTTTGCCTTGTGTGATATACTGTCATGGAAACAGGTAACTGTGGGATTAAGGACTTAGGTTTGATTAGAATAAACATTGCTCATTGTTATGGGACTGGTATATTTAAGTTTCTCCTAATTTCTACATTCATTGGTGGTAAGATTGTTAAccgattagattttttttttttttttttttagatgtaTTTCAGTTTACAGAAATAAACAAAACTTTGCTTATCTAGATGGGTCTGTTCATTAGTTGGCATTCAATGGAGTGTGTGCAAGAGGGTTCAATCCTTTGGGTGGCTGGTGGCTTGTAGACAAATGAATGATTAATTAGCCACCTTttgttctttctttttattGCTGAGATCAATTGTTGCTGACTGGCTGTTTTTTCTCTTTGCAGTGGATGCAGGGCTGATGGTAGTGAAGCTGCTATTATATTGCTACCTTCAAATATCACAGTTTTCACTCTTGATTTATCAGGATCTGGACTTTCTGGAGGAGAGCATGTTACTCTAGGATGGAATGAAGTAAGTGTTTAAGCATGTTGTCAGTAATTTGACTAGTGATGCTAATTGTGCAACCACATCAATCAATATATTGATTTTCTGATGTGCCTTTTCCTTTgttaatgaattttatttagTGCATACTATGACATAGTATATTAAGGCTCATTTTTTCCTTGGGAAGTTTTCTTCTTGCACATATCGCCATTTTgttccttaaaaaaattatggttgGTGTATTATCTTGGATCTACCATCATATTTTATTTGCATGCTTTCCAGAAAGATGACCTTAATGCTGTGGTTGATTATTTGCGGCAAGATGGAAATGTCTCTTTGATTGGCTTATGGGGCCGCTCTATGGGTGCTGTCACCAGGTTGTCATTCTGAACTTTCTGTCCAGAATTTAGTTAAATCCAAGATTCAGTTCCCTTCTCTTACATATCCTGGCTCTCTTTGTTTAGAATATCCAAAATTTAGCTTAAGAATCTTCCtaaatttcaaacataaaattttgaaatttcttgCCTTTGTTTTCTTATTCAAAGAAAAAACATTATATgttatttctttttctctaatttttttttgcttctTTGTAATGTGTGGCTTTTGGCAGCCTTTTGTACGGAGCTGAGGATCCTTCAATTGCTGGAATGGTTCTTGACAGTCCCTTTTCTGATTTGGTTGACTTGATGATGGAACTTGTGGATACTTACAAATTCCGTTTTCCTAAATTTACTGTAAGTAGATCTGTTTGACCCCACCTAACAGTATACTTCTCTTCCTGTATTCCTTTATCATATACAAGCTTTGTTGAATTTAATGAATGGTAAATGTTTGCGTATGAGCTATACAAATAATGAAAGATCTTGATAACTTTTAATAGATCTATAGTGACTGTTTTGACCACATAATCACCTGTGTATATCCATCTTTTTGTGCATAAGTTTCAATCTTATAACATCTTGCTGCTAATCTTATTTCCTTTATGTAATAGGTGAAGTTTGCTATCCAGTATATGCGAAGGACAATCCAGAAAAAAGCGAAGTTTGACATAATGGATCTTAACACTATTAAGGTTCTGTTACTCCTCCTTGCTTGTTATGCTGTGCATCTTGAttattacgattttatgaagaaCATATTAATGCTAATTTTTAATGCATGCTACGATGAGTTTGATTGGAATAAACTAAACATTGCGTTAAATTGAAGCTTTTGGCCCGTAATTATCTAAGTTTTATTTCCGAGGCCATTCTGGTATTGTTTAGCTTTTGATGAGAAAGCTTATCGTGGTAAAACTCGTCCATATTATGCCTAAATTCAAATTTAGAAGGATTTCAGTTAAAGGGGATTTCCTTCAAGTAATTAAGTTATTAACAAACTACCAGTGGATTGTGAAGTTGTTATCACACGCAAACTTTGACGACATTGAAAATGTCAATTCATGAATAAAAGTTTATCATGAGGCGTATTAGGTAATTTATTCAACTTAGAAGATGGCTTCGTTAATGTGCTAGAAACCCTGTAGCTGGAGAGGGTTCTTAGTATATATAAGCACTCTCGGTACAAGTACTTGAAATAATATGTTTGTCTGATAAAACATAAGAAATTGGATGTTGTTTTATGCTTCCGTTTGCTGGTGTCAAGTTACTCCCTTTGTCCCAAAAAGATGGAAAAAGGCATTAGGATTAAGGGGGTAGGCTACTTTGTCTTTATCGTTATcttcttaaaatatttatcattgGAACTCAAAAAAagacatttttttaataatttgggaCATCCAAATAGGATATTTCCTCCATCATTTTTGGACTAGCAGTAGTAATAATTTTGCCTGTTAAGTCGTAACCTTTTTTCACTATTCGTTTTGTATACTAGGTGGCAAAGTCTTGCTTTGTTCCAGCTTTATTTGGGCATGCCATTGATGATGATTTTATTCACCCTCATCACTCAGATCGTATATTTGAAGCTTATATGGTAAGTTTCAGTGTTATTAATGACGAGCACTTGCAAAAACTTTGTATTTTACTGTTACAGCCATGCATTTTTTGCCTATGTTTTTTCCCTTTGAAAGCTGTCAGAGTTCCATGCTAAAGTTCCGAGGGTTGACAATCCTACCTACCAAGTTCCAAAGTTATATGTTCTACATTTTctaaaacatttttcttgtttGAGAAGTTTGTATGATATTTTTGATACTTTCAGAAGTATTTAAATGACTTATATCTGACATTCATCTCTTGGACTTCGACACTACTGTTTTGTTTCCCTCATCTGTTGTCTAATTCTTTATTTATACTCTTGCACTTGTATTCATCTGCATGAATTTTCAGGGAGACAAGAATATTATCAAGTTCGAGGGAGATCACAACTCTCCACGACCGCAGTTTTACTTTGattcgataaatatttttttccacAATGTTCTGCATCCTCCAGAGGATGAGGTGGGGCTTACATATATAGACACAACACATAATTACTTAGATAAGGTAAATTAAATCTCCATCCATCTGGTTGTAGGCCCTGAGTCTCCTGACTAATTGGCAGAGACGTATTTTTAGGCACTACTAAGtatcaattgttaattttttttttttagcttCAGAATAGTTGGAGCAGTGTAGATAGTATGATGGATTTTTCAGTTCCATCAAAAGGTATGGTTCAAATAACTTCCAGACTTTCTTAAGCTTTTAAGTTTGATTTCCATCAAGCCTTTATTTGGCAAACTATTTATTCACTCTCCTGTTGATTGATTACTAGTTCCTGAACCATCAAGAAGCAGCAGCGAAGATGCAATTAAGCAAGTTCGTCCCAAAAGACCGATGAGTCGCATAGAGGTCGGTTACATTTGTCAAGCTTGCTGCTTGTTTATGAGAAATGCACTTGCTATGCAATGTTGAGGATATAGCATATTTGTTTAATCTAGATCTCTAAATTTCTAGGTTAAATGTAATATTTGATTGTTGTTTCTTTGACTCTGTTCAGGTTCCTTCCGATATTCCATCTACGAGTGATCAATCTGAAGCTGAGGTATTTCTAGTTTCCCATTTTTCCATACTCGAAGCACAAAAAAGATCTCTGACACGATATATTTCTATTCTGCAGGGTGGAGAAACTAATGGCAATTATgtaccatcatcatcatccaaTATGATCAGTTTTGATTTATCCAGCGGTCACCCCTACGGACCACATGTTCCAACAACAATGGATAATGATCAGTATGTAGAATATCAATTAGATGACTTGGCAGGCTTTCCATGCGACGTTGAGGAGGAAGAAAGGGTGAGTAATTCGTAATTTCATCACTCTGTGCAGTGATGTTGACCTTTTTCTTTAATATGCTTGTCTCTGTGTTTCAGATGTTAATGGAAGCAGTAATTGCATCATTAAAGGACTTGGAGAAGCAACATCCACAAGCCGAAGAACAGAGTGTTGGTCCCACAACCGTCGAATCTTCACAAAAGGATAGTCCATCTTCAGTCACAGAACATTTGAAGATGGAAGAGCAACACGAGTCTTCAAAAACAGAGCCTACTTCCTCTCCGATTATCCATGGCCAAATTTCATCAACAGCATATCCATCGCCTGATTTGAGCGTTGGCTCTCCTACATCGACTGTGGAACCAGGAAGCACAACTACCTCTGCCCGTAGTGATACTTCAGCTAGCGTCGAGAACTCAACAGATACCGACTTGTCAAGTAACACAAAAGCCACATTGACAGTAGAGCGCAACCCCGCTAGCCATATCATAGATGGTTTGATGCGTCGTTGGGATTTCAGCTTGTTCCGGAACAATCGATGAAACTTTATTTTGGTTCCGTTGATAtgatgatttgttttgtaattaaattaacatagCAGCAGCAATTTAGTACtgtaaaatatgaaaagaaaatgaaagaaaggGAAAATAGGTCCATTGATTGTATTGGAAATTGAtgggattggttttgtttgataCAAATTACTTTGTACTGCTCATTTgtgaaaaaaaatatcattgtggttattcttttaaaacaagTCGGACCTATCAATGCTAATTTCATTTGTTCATGGTTGCCACAATGGCACTTTTCAAATGTTGAATATTTTTAGCTTAATTGTtccaaaaattatcaattttagcggttttataatttttaattgtaacAATATCCGATACtactaattttcaaaaaaagttcaaaatgtgTGTGATACGAAACAGTTAATAACGGTCAtgatatttaaaacaattaaaccaTTATTCGTAATGGTAAaagatttaataatttaatccactcattttcttaattaaaaaatttaacaataatTAATATGTTCATATGTACAAGCCCGCATGATCACACTTTCGTGACGATCAAGGAGTCTCGGCTAGCAAATTCAATGCGGTTTCAACCAGTGTATGAATAGTCGTGCTGTGGCGGCTCAGCCCAACTGTACCGGAGAAAATGTTGAAGCTCTCAAGTTCCGCCGTGGTTTCTAAAACATGCTCCGCCTCTTTCTCCAGCCCTAAATCTCGTAGAATAATCACATTTTCTTTATTTGCTCGCATCATCCATATCGCCAACTCTATCGCAAATCGGCGAATTCTCGGAACCCTAGTTGACGGTTTTTCATATTTTCTGAGGATCTGCATTATGGTGCTAGCTAATTCCGCCTCCTTCATTTCCGCCTTGTCGAACATTAGGGTTGCTTCTTCAGGACTCATGAACTTGAAAACTTCCGCTGCTAGTCCGATCATTACTTCTTGCAGTTTGTTCTCCGATGACCTAATTGCCCTCAGCACCTGACGCAGAGCAAAATGAGTTAGCGTAAGATTCTTATtctagaatttaatttaattacagttttgtaaatttattagGTTTTGGTTAGAATGTAGAGAAGTACTTACTGTAGGTACTGATGTAGTCACTTCTTTTAATCGGTTGAAGCAGTCATGACCGCTGTATGCGCATAGGTTTCGGAGGATTCTCGCGGCATTTACGCGAAGTAATGTGTCTTCGAGTGATTGAACCAGCTTCTGAATCACTTTTAGTTTTAGAATTCGGTGGCAATTGCTTTTGCTTTCTAAGGTTAGCATTGCTAGGGTTTCTCCTGCTGCGGTTCTTACAGGATTTGAGCTTCCTGCTGCTCCGTGACAAAAGAAAATGTTGAATAGCTCGTTGAGAATGCCACCTGTGCCTCCAATTCTCTCAGTCGCATCGGCTTCCAGTGCTAGATTGGTTAGTATTTCGATGCCGAGTCTTTGCAGTATTGGATGTTTCTCTCCGTGTCGTAAGATGTCTCTGATGTTGCTTATAGTGAAAACTATCTCTGAAATCTCTCGGCGGAGATGACTACCGGTGGCGCCTGTTGTGCTTGCCAGCATCTTCACCACTTGCAGAGATCTTTTTACGGTTAAAATTTGAGAATGTGCTACATTCTCATCTTTCAGCATTCTCTCTCCGGCGTGTGTCAAATCAATGATTTTGGGTAAGAGGCCTCTTGTGTTGCCGATTTTTCCGCAATTATCATGGTCGCGTGCTAGCTTTTTCAGGATAAGCAGTCCTAAATGATTAAACGTCCAGAAACCGTAATGTACGTGATCAGCAATGAGCTGCTTTTCACCAATTTCATCTGCTGTGGCACTAGAGCTTCTGTTGATTTGAAGCAGAGATGAAATTGATTCCATTGCGCCTGGAATTCCAGCAACGCGTAGGGAGTTCTGTTTTTTCCCGGCAAGCTCTGATAGGATTTCTGCAGCTGACCGCCTGGTTACTTCTTCTTGCAGGTCTTTCCAGTTCAACATTTCAACCAATCTTTCTATAACAGACATATTTGTCCCAATTTTCTGGAGAGTGTCATCAGAAAACTTCTCACTCATTGCAAATTGCCGAAGAATTTGAATTCCGATGAGCTGCTCATCAGGGGAATTTGAAGCCAAGAGATCCATGGCGAAGGTGACCAAGTCCATTTTCAGTCCATCAAAGATGCTTCCATTAACGCATCTAGAATAGGCGTCGTAAAAGAATCTTTTGATTGATATCATACCAGAAGGCCCGAGTTCACATTCTCTATTTACATTTTCCAATAATTTACGGTAGATTACCTTCCATTCCCAGTAAGCCTTCTCCATCAGGAATAACAGAGCTTCTGCTAAAGCCAAGGCGTAGAAAATATTCAAAGCAGCTTGTCTGTTTCGCTTGTCAGTATCTCCTTTTTCTACCTCACCATAGTTATGTTTGACGAGCTTCATCAATGATAGAGCTACACAGGCAGTGGCTGATGCAAGCTGAAGCCAATACAGAAGCTTACTCACATTTCTTGAAAGAAAAACCCATTGAGCGTATGGTAGGATAGGAACATCTGAGCTTGTCCATGTCCGAGTCATTTTCCTATGGCAAACTCGATCCTCAGTTTTGGCTGAAAGACAAGCTCCAGTCAAATCTCTGCAATTTCGACTATGATCTCTGACCAAACCTATCGACTTGAAAATTGATTTTATAGCTTCTATAGCAAAGTGTGAACTAGTTCTCAATGCTCGGAAACTGTTGATTCCAGCATCAGCAATGGACCAGGTAGCTTGATGTTGCCATTCAAGCTCATGGCTCCTGCTGAATATTCGAGTCCCTTCAATTAACAATATGATTGTAATGAACCAGAAGTCTGTTGGGTCTAAAGTGATTGCAAATCCACCCAGAAGAACTACTGTAGCCCAGATAAACCCGAGAGTTCCCAAGCCAGTAGCCGCCTTCTCGAAAATAGCAAGGCGAAGAGCGAACAGAGTTAGTTTCTGCTCTGGAGCACGAATTCCCGATGCTGTTGGAGAACCAGAAGTTGCACTACTGTCCCTCTTCTCAATACTACTCCGAGGTTCAAAAATAGTAGCATTGGAACCACATGTTTCGCTGAGCCTTCGAAGCTCAACGACCTGCAAACAAATGCTACCTTCATCATCTTGTACATGCTTTCCTTTTTCCATATATTCTGTACGAAAGCAATTCAAGGTTAGGTGAGTTTGGTGCAAGAATTAGCTATGAAAACGAACAAGGGTTGTAGCATCAAAATCCGTGGTTTTTGGAGTTGTTGAAGAGGAATTGAGGTAGAGATGgttaaaaagaaagaagaaaaggaaaatgaaCTTTGGGAGCACGTTTATTTTATGGAAATGGGAAGTTGCTTCTTCTTCGTCTCTGCTGCTTTTGCTAGCAAGTGCTGATGTTAACTTCCTCTAAACTTGGGCGGTAAGCAATTGTCTTGAGCTCTAGTAATTTTGCTTTTTATAGTCGGTATGTTTCTTTTTGTATCGATCATTTAAAACACCCAAAAAAGCTTCTTTTATAGGCTAAAGAACCCAAAGGGTATAATTGTCAAATACAAAATTCAGATATTCCTTTGGTTATCTTTGCTGTTGAGCCATTGACTAAAATCTTGATATCTGTCTATCCCCCAGATATGAAGTAGTTGATTAATGTCATTATTACTTCATCATGGTCCTCCTCTTCTTGAGCACTTAATAATATTTGCTAGCTAAGACCCCTGGTCTGCAGATACAGTAATTTAGTCTTAAACCAGTGTTTTGAGAACCGTGGGCGGTTCAACTGGCTTGACCACAATCTAAAGGTCAGCCTGATTCGATCCTTCTCCAAAAAACAGATTTTCGGTTCTATCACTGAATCAGAAAACTGTACCAACTGGTGAACCATTGAAGCGGTTAAACCATTGAAACCTGCCGCTTTTTgtaattcatttaattttatttttaaaagttcatatgtgagatttaatttatgtattttatattttaagagAGTCGTATGTACTACacatgtaaatttaaaatatatattgtataaaattagaaatatatttacttttatttaagCAGTTAAACCGGTGCCCATACCACTTCGGCCTCCGgttcaattttgaaaacagTCTTGAACATTTAGTAGAAATGATTTGAAGAAAAAGTCAATTTGTGGGCTTGAGTGTTGGCTCATTCCATTTTAGTATCTTACTGTATTATCATTAAGATGCTTGCATTTAGGATGATTATAACTTGTGGCATTGAAATGTACAGAAAAGAGTCTTTTTGTGTGAAGCTAAAGGCTCAAATGGGACCCAAATTTCACAACTTTATCCACAATATTTGTAGTTTAGTTCGTCTAACAAtcattaatgataaaattataatttggttTAAAAGTGTATTAGATTGTTTCCCTAATTTGCACCGCCAGATTTAGCAGTGACGTTCAATTGATGATGGTTCTTGTTTCTCTTGCGTGTACTCTTATTTGTTATCCTTAGTTTTCTTTGCTTTCTCTTATTctctaattttaacaaaaataaagcaAAACTATTTCTTCAAAGCTCAGGACTGAAACTACGGATGCATAATATGATTtgtcaaattattaatttcaagGCAAGATAACCTATTCACATTATACATTTATCAAGCAAAGTGCTGGAATTGGCAAAATTTGAATTCACCTATTTTTGACATTAAATGCTAAAAGAAATTGAGGGAAAGTGGTACCATGAACATCTAATTATCTACAAGACAAAAATTGCATCCCATGTTTTCCAATCCACTCCCACTTTCAATTCCGATAGTCGATGGGCAGTTCGTAATCTAGTGATAGAAATGCTGTTATTCGATATATTACAACAAGATATATGAATCCTTTGGACATTGGTGTCAAAATGGATTTAGAAGTCGCGAGTCATGTAAATTCACTATGTTGATATGATTATTGTTAACACgattacaatttatttaattaaccaTGTCAATATTTTTAATCATAACACAACATGAATTTAAAACGTATGATACGACTATCacgttaaaataaattaataccaAAACTAATACTAACACAATCAACGGAATgtgtaaatatattttgaatataaaaatgatTCTAACCAAAATTCCATCAATTTATActcaaaagttttaaattttaatattagttattttatttaggTTTAATCTCCAAAAATATTAcacctttttgttttttttatttgaacaaaggatcaattcaccctctcaacttggcacgacatatcaaatgagtcatttttgGAGGGGTTGAGTCAAACTGGCCCACAATTTGTGTTTTCATATCAAAAACACCCAAATAGAGTGGGATATCAACCCCCCCTGTACATTTTGTAAAACCAGATCAATCCAGCTCTCATTTTCCACCGGAAACCGCTTCATCACCGCCGACCACCACATTCACTGGAAACTGTCGCCAATTTTTTTTCACCTGAATTTTTTTTCCGCTAAATTGCTAGAGCAGACCCATTTCCAAATGGGTTTGCTCCTCCATCGTGAAAGAGCAGACCCATGCTCTTGAGGAGCAGTGATCCTCAAGCGAAGAGCAGATTTGCTCCTTCTCAAAAACtaaaagaacaatttttttttaaaaaaattaggtatTAATctgtcattttttaaaataataaggattGCTTTAGATTTTTAATCAGGAGAGTGTGTTTCAAACGCGGGTTGAGAGTGGGCAAGAATGAGAGAGGGGCTTATTTGATGCATTTTTGACATAATTGCGTGTTTGTTTGACCTAAAATCCTGcaaaatgacttttttgatatttcatgtCCAAATTGAAGGAGTGAATTTACcctttgttcttttttatttatagttcaAACTtgtaaaatcatcaattttaatttattttttaatttataatttcaattatagTTATTTGTAcaaattagagtaaaaaaattcaaaaaaaacattattattctaatttatctttttttttctttgatagAAAGATGGAGAAAGCCTATTACATGGTAAACATAGTAACAAGCATAGATGAAAACACAATTTTTCCTCTTTTGCTCGTCTGTGGGCATCCAGATTCGATTTCCGATCGATTCAGACAAAATGAACCTCTCTTAGGAAGTCTCTAAGTAGCCATATATCTTGACAAATACCCCTACTTGTAGCTAAGGAACAAATTCATGAGTTTACGGATTGAGTTATTTGAACGGCATCTCCTTGGAAGATCACATTTCTCAAACCATTCTTGATACTCCAGCAGAGTGCTTCTCTAAGTCTATAATACTTGGGTCCCAAATGTTTCTAAAAGGACGACCCCAGGAGCCCAAACCCTCTATTAGTTTTTGGAGGAAATTAGATGGTACACTGTGGAAGCCCTAACTAATCTCACTTTTACTGTTTCAAATGTCCGTGTTGAATAATACCTTCTAAAATTATTTCCTACGTTTCTGCTATTGAAAATTACGGTGCCGTTTGTTTTTGCTGCTCCACGAATCTTTCATTCATCGTCATCAACGCTGCTTCTCCTCTTTGTTTCTtggaagaagaaataaaaagaaacgAACCGTTCAGCAATGGTTTAATAGGCGAAACTTAGAATTTCTGCGGCGGTGATGGAATTTCTTCTTCCGCTGGTGAGGTGCGGTGATGGTTGTTTATAATCTGTTGTTATTAAATTGGGTCGATTGATGGGTTGTTGATTGATGGTTGTGGCGGCTGAGGGTTTCCCAGATTTTGTGGATTTGTTTGAATTGATGGGTTTGCGGTGGTTTGCTGATGATGAAATCAGtgtggatttttgattaaaatgggTAGTTGATAATTTTGGGAGTCAGTGAACAATGTAAGTGGGTATGCAGTTCACTAACGGTTTATTAGTAGTTTACTaaaagttttattaatttttttagcgaagccattaatgaaaaaatagaaccagaaattttctattttaggaGTCTGATTTATTATTCAGTAAAACGATAGTAAACTGTAAGTAAACAGTTATTAAATATAACTATTCTTTATACTAATAAATTAGctataatttttagtaaaactaataaactgttagtaaacgtatggtaaattaacttattttttagtaaaatgaTAGTAAGTTaactgttagtaaacatttagtaaattgatagtaaagtttttgttagtaaaccgataggagatttaccgtatttttataattaaaaaccgTTAGTAGAatgttagtaaaccgttagtaaactttttgtttgtaaaccgttagtaaactgttagtaacccGATAGTAAGCTTActggttttttaaaataaaaaaccgtatttttcaactcaaaaagTGTAATTTCGCAACTTTCAAAAGTCAAACCGTAAAAATCAATCCAGACTGGtcaaaccgtatttttcaaaatatttatacacagtatgggtatttatgattttttctcTAGTTTTTGCCACCATGCCT is a window of Mercurialis annua linkage group LG2, ddMerAnnu1.2, whole genome shotgun sequence DNA encoding:
- the LOC126669239 gene encoding uncharacterized protein LOC126669239 isoform X1, which translates into the protein MEQLVNFIIRPPRAEYNPKHDLLDQEFTLRGKLYQRKDLELKNSRGDVLQCSHYVPIVSPEGKPLPCVIYCHGNSGCRADGSEAAIILLPSNITVFTLDLSGSGLSGGEHVTLGWNEKDDLNAVVDYLRQDGNVSLIGLWGRSMGAVTSLLYGAEDPSIAGMVLDSPFSDLVDLMMELVDTYKFRFPKFTVKFAIQYMRRTIQKKAKFDIMDLNTIKVAKSCFVPALFGHAIDDDFIHPHHSDRIFEAYMGDKNIIKFEGDHNSPRPQFYFDSINIFFHNVLHPPEDEVGLTYIDTTHNYLDKLQNSWSSVDSMMDFSVPSKVPEPSRSSSEDAIKQVRPKRPMSRIEVPSDIPSTSDQSEAEGGETNGNYVPSSSSNMISFDLSSGHPYGPHVPTTMDNDQYVEYQLDDLAGFPCDVEEEERMLMEAVIASLKDLEKQHPQAEEQSVGPTTVESSQKDSPSSVTEHLKMEEQHESSKTEPTSSPIIHGQISSTAYPSPDLSVGSPTSTVEPGSTTTSARSDTSASVENSTDTDLSSNTKATLTVERNPASHIIDGLMRRWDFSLFRNNR
- the LOC126669239 gene encoding uncharacterized protein LOC126669239 isoform X2 → MGAVTSLLYGAEDPSIAGMVLDSPFSDLVDLMMELVDTYKFRFPKFTVKFAIQYMRRTIQKKAKFDIMDLNTIKVAKSCFVPALFGHAIDDDFIHPHHSDRIFEAYMGDKNIIKFEGDHNSPRPQFYFDSINIFFHNVLHPPEDEVGLTYIDTTHNYLDKLQNSWSSVDSMMDFSVPSKVPEPSRSSSEDAIKQVRPKRPMSRIEVPSDIPSTSDQSEAEGGETNGNYVPSSSSNMISFDLSSGHPYGPHVPTTMDNDQYVEYQLDDLAGFPCDVEEEERMLMEAVIASLKDLEKQHPQAEEQSVGPTTVESSQKDSPSSVTEHLKMEEQHESSKTEPTSSPIIHGQISSTAYPSPDLSVGSPTSTVEPGSTTTSARSDTSASVENSTDTDLSSNTKATLTVERNPASHIIDGLMRRWDFSLFRNNR
- the LOC126668809 gene encoding uncharacterized protein LOC126668809, with product MEKGKHVQDDEGSICLQVVELRRLSETCGSNATIFEPRSSIEKRDSSATSGSPTASGIRAPEQKLTLFALRLAIFEKAATGLGTLGFIWATVVLLGGFAITLDPTDFWFITIILLIEGTRIFSRSHELEWQHQATWSIADAGINSFRALRTSSHFAIEAIKSIFKSIGLVRDHSRNCRDLTGACLSAKTEDRVCHRKMTRTWTSSDVPILPYAQWVFLSRNVSKLLYWLQLASATACVALSLMKLVKHNYGEVEKGDTDKRNRQAALNIFYALALAEALLFLMEKAYWEWKVIYRKLLENVNRECELGPSGMISIKRFFYDAYSRCVNGSIFDGLKMDLVTFAMDLLASNSPDEQLIGIQILRQFAMSEKFSDDTLQKIGTNMSVIERLVEMLNWKDLQEEVTRRSAAEILSELAGKKQNSLRVAGIPGAMESISSLLQINRSSSATADEIGEKQLIADHVHYGFWTFNHLGLLILKKLARDHDNCGKIGNTRGLLPKIIDLTHAGERMLKDENVAHSQILTVKRSLQVVKMLASTTGATGSHLRREISEIVFTISNIRDILRHGEKHPILQRLGIEILTNLALEADATERIGGTGGILNELFNIFFCHGAAGSSNPVRTAAGETLAMLTLESKSNCHRILKLKVIQKLVQSLEDTLLRVNAARILRNLCAYSGHDCFNRLKEVTTSVPTVLRAIRSSENKLQEVMIGLAAEVFKFMSPEEATLMFDKAEMKEAELASTIMQILRKYEKPSTRVPRIRRFAIELAIWMMRANKENVIILRDLGLEKEAEHVLETTAELESFNIFSGTVGLSRHSTTIHTLVETALNLLAETP